In the genome of Triticum urartu cultivar G1812 chromosome 5, Tu2.1, whole genome shotgun sequence, one region contains:
- the LOC125555409 gene encoding protein SRG1-like produces MHLSIPPGNMKGAMEGEANPELKLEGNVPARYVMPQQDRPSAAAGVAPIPVIDLGRLSRPDTDGGAVEEVAKLRWALETWGFFMITNHGIEASLMDAMMNASKEFFGQPIEEKQKYNNIIDGKRFRLEGYRSELLQSEGQTLDWSCRLSLQVEPEEERSFHLWPKYPKSLRDVLLHYASGTKIIKDCIMRALANLLELDEDYFINRTTTRARALARLGYYPSCSRPDLVLGFKPHYDGGALSILFVEENVGGLQVLRNGKWYNVLAKPYTLLINIAECIEIMSNGIFKSPPHRVLTNAEKERTSVAIFYGVDVETVVEPAPGLLDEKRLARFKKIKAEDYYGTVFGHFRQGKRLIDTLII; encoded by the exons ATGCACTTGAGTATACCACCGGGCAATATGAAAGGGGCAATGGAGGGAGAAGCGAACCCTGAGCTGAAACTCGAAGGCAACGTACCAGCCCGGTATGTCATGCCGCAGCAGGACCGCCCGTCCGCTGCCGCAGGTGTTGCGCCTATCCCCGTCATCGACCTCGGCCGCCTTTCCAGGCCTGACACCGATGGTGGTGCCGTCGAGGAGGTAGCGAAACTCCGGTGGGCGCTCGAGACCTGGGGCTTCTTCATG ATTACTAACCATGGTATCGAGGCCTCTCTTATGGATGCGATGATGAATGCATCCAAGGAGTTCTTCGGGCAGCCTATTGAAGAGAAGCAAAAATACAACAACATAATTGATGGCAAGCGTTTTCGTCTTGAAGGGTACAGAAGTGAGCTGCTGCAATCTGAAGGCCAGACCCTCGATTGGTCCTGCCGTTTATCTCTGCAAGTAGAACCGGAAGAGGAGAGAAGTTTCCACCTTTGGCCCAAGTATCCCAAATCTTTGAG GGATGTGCTACTTCACTACGCGTCAGGAACCAAGATAATAAAAGATTGTATCATGCGAGCCCTGGCAAATCTTCTAGAGCTCGATGAGGATTACTTCATCAATAGGACCACAACCAGGGCCCGAGCTTTAGCTAGGCTAGGCTACTACCCTTCATGTTCGAGGCCTGACCTTGTTTTGGGCTTCAAGCCTCACTATGATGGTGGCGCCCTTTCAATCCTTTTCGTCGAAGAGAACGTCGGTGGCTTGCAAGTTCTGAGAAATGGAAAATGGTACAATGTTCTAGCCAAGCCTTATACATTGTTGATCAACATAGCAGAGTGCATTGAG ATAATGAGTAATGGCATCTTCAAGAGCCCACCACATAGGGTCTTGACAAATGCAGAGAAGGAAAGGACCTCAGTAGCTATATTCTATGGCGTGGATGTGGAAACGGTGGTTGAACCAGCACCTGGTTTGTTGGATGAGAAGCGACTGGCAAGATTCAAGAAAATAAAGGCCGAGGATTACTATGGTACTGTCTTTGGGCATTTCCGCCAAGGAAAAAGGCTTATCGACACCCTGATAATTTAA
- the LOC125506831 gene encoding LRR receptor-like serine/threonine-protein kinase FEI 1, with amino-acid sequence MAANPGSGTKKLSGGNGGAAALLLFLLLCCTASMALTPDGEALLELKVAFNATAGQRLGSWRAADPNPCGWEGVSCSFPDLRVQSINLPYMQFGGIISPSIGRLTKLQRLALHQNSLHGPIPAEIRNCTELRAIYLRANYLQGGIPPGIGDLTHLTILDLSSNLLRGAIPATIGSLTHLRFLNLSTNFFSGEIPNVGVLGTFKSSSYVGNLELCGLPIQKGCRGTLGFPAVLPHSDPLSSSGVSPITNNNKTSHFLNGVVIGSMSTMAVALVAVLGFLWVCLLSRKKTGVNYEKMDKQTLPDGAKLVTYQWNLPYSSGEIIRRLELLDEEDVVGCGGFGTVYKMVMDDGTAFAVKRIDLNRERRDKTFEKELEILGSIRHINLVNLRGYCRLSTAKLLIYDFMELGSLDSYLHGDAQEDQPLNWNARMKIALGSARGLAYLHHDCSPGIVHRDIKASNILLDRCLEPRVSDFGLARLLVDNETHVTTVVAGTFGYLAPEYLQNGHSTEKSDVYSFGVLLLELVTGKRPTDSCFLNKGLNIVGWLNTLSGEHRLEEILDERSGDAEVEAVEGILDIAAMCTDADPGQRPSMGAVLKMLEEEILSPCLSELYYEQHLEL; translated from the exons ATGGCCGCCAACCCCGGGAGCGGGACCAAGAAGCTGAGCGGCGGCAATGGGGGCGCCGCGgccctcctcctcttcctcctcctctgctgcaCCGCGTCCATGGCGCTCACTCCGGACG GGGAGGCGCTGCTGGAGCTCAAGGTGGCCTTCAACGCCACGGCGGGGCAGCGGCTGGGGAGCTGGCGGGCCGCCGACCCCAACCCCTGCGGCTGGGAGGGCGTCTCCTGCTCCTTCCCGGACCTCAGGGTCCAGTCCAT AAATCTGCCCTACATGCAGTTCGGAGGCATCATCTCCCCCAGCATCGGCAGGCTCACCAAGCTGCAGAGACT AGCTCTGCACCAGAACAGCCTGCACGGCCCCATCCCCGCCGAGATCAGGAACTGCACCGAGCTCAGAGCCAT TTACCTGAGAGCCAACTACCTGCAAGGGGGCATCCCTCCGGGGATCGGCGACCTCACTCACCTCACCATCCT GGACCTGTCCAGCAATCTGCTGCGGGGCGCAATACCAGCGACGATCGGAAGCCTAACTCATCTGCGGTTCCT GAACCTCTCCACCAACTTCTTCTCGGGAGAGATCCCGAATGTCGGCGTCCTCGGAACCTTCAAGAGCAGCTC GTATGTCGGAAATCTGGAGCTTTGTGGGCTGCCCATCCAGAAAGGTTGCCGTGGAACCCTCGGGTTCCCTGCGGTGCTGCCGCACTCTGACCCCCTCTCCTCCTCTG GTGTTTCTCCAATCACCAACAATAATAAAACCTCGCACTTTCTGAATGGCGTTGTGATCGGTTCAATGTCAACCATGGCCGTCGCGCTGGTCGCGGTGCTAGGCTTCCTCTGGGTATGCTTGCTGTCCAGGAAGAAGACTGGTGTCAACTATGAGAAAATGGACAAGCAAACTCTCCCAGATG GTGCAAAGCTTGTGACATACCAGTGGAATCTTCCGTATTCGTCGGGCGAGATCATTAGAAGGCTGGAGCTGCTTGATGAAGAGGATGTGGTTGGTTGTGGCGGGTTTGGTACGGTGTACAAGATGGTGATGGACGACGGCACGGCATTCGCTGTCAAGAGGATTGACCTCAACCGAGAGAGGCGAGACAAGACTTTCGAGAAGGAGCTCGAGATCCTGGGCAGCATTAGGCATATCAACCTTGTCAATCTGCGAGGATACTGCCGGCTCTCCACAGCTAAGCTACTCATATATGATTTCATGGAGCTTGGCAGCTTGGATAGCTACCTCCATG GAGATGCGCAGGAGGATCAGCCATTGAACTGGAATGCACGTATGAAGATTGCCCTGGGCTCCGCTAGAGGGCTGGCGTATTTGCACCATGATTGCTCGCCGGGGATCGTCCACCGGGACATCAAAGCCAGCAACATCCTTCTGGACAGATGCTTGGAGCCACGCGTGTCTGATTTCGGCCTCGCGAGGCTGCTGGTAGACAACGAGACCCACGTAACCACCGTCGTGGCGGGTACCTTCGGGTACCTTGCACCAG AGTACCTGCAAAACGGGCACTCGACCGAGAAATCAGACGTGTATAGCTTTGGGGTGCTTTTGCTGGAACTGGTGACCGGAAAGCGGCCTACGGATTCTTGCTTCCTCAACAAGGGTCTCAACATCGTCGGCTGG CTGAACACGCTGAGCGGTGAGCACCGTCTGGAGGAGATCCTGGACGAGCGGTCGGGCGAcgcggaggtggaggcggtggaggGGATCCTGGACATCGCGGCCATGTGCACGGACGCCGACCCGGGGCAGCGGCCGTCGATGGGGGCGGTGCTCAAGATGCTGGAGGAGGAGATCCTGTCGCCCTGCCTCAGCGAGCTCTACTACGAGCAGCACCTGGAGCTGTGA